The following are from one region of the Amycolatopsis sp. QT-25 genome:
- a CDS encoding SDR family oxidoreductase: MGNGRTAVVTGAGSGLGREISRALLGAGYRVALAGRRGDALAETAGGDANALPVPADVADPESVAALFETVRAEWGRLDLLVNNAGVSVGGTVDELSFADWKRAVDTNLTGMFLCAQQAVRLMKAQDPRGGRIINNGSISAHAPRPASIAYTATKHAVTGLTKSLSLDGRAWNVACGQIDIGNAATEMTLRMANGIPQADGSVKVEPTFDARHVADAVLYMAGLPLEANVGFLTVTATAMPYIGRG; the protein is encoded by the coding sequence ATGGGCAACGGCAGGACCGCGGTCGTCACCGGGGCGGGATCCGGACTCGGCAGGGAAATCTCCCGTGCGTTGCTGGGCGCCGGTTACCGTGTCGCACTCGCGGGCCGCCGCGGCGACGCGCTGGCCGAGACCGCCGGCGGTGACGCGAACGCGCTTCCCGTGCCGGCCGATGTCGCCGATCCCGAGTCCGTCGCCGCGTTGTTCGAGACGGTCCGCGCGGAATGGGGGCGGCTGGATCTCCTGGTGAACAACGCCGGTGTGTCGGTGGGCGGCACCGTCGACGAACTGTCCTTCGCGGACTGGAAACGTGCCGTCGACACCAACCTGACCGGGATGTTCCTGTGCGCGCAGCAGGCCGTGCGGCTGATGAAGGCGCAGGATCCGCGCGGCGGCCGGATCATCAACAACGGTTCGATCTCCGCGCACGCCCCGCGTCCGGCGTCGATCGCCTACACCGCGACGAAACACGCGGTCACCGGGCTGACGAAGTCCCTCTCGCTCGACGGCCGGGCGTGGAATGTCGCTTGTGGACAGATCGACATCGGCAACGCCGCCACCGAGATGACCCTGCGGATGGCGAACGGGATCCCGCAGGCCGACGGCAGCGTCAAGGTCGAGCCGACCTTCGACGCCCGGCACGTCGCGGACGCCGTGCTGTACATGGCCGGGCTGCCGTTGGAGGCGAACGTCGGCTTCCTGACCGTCACGGCGACCGCGATGCCGTACATCGGGCGGGGCTAG
- a CDS encoding SDR family oxidoreductase, which produces MNEEHKVALVAGANGVIGKNLIEHLETLPGWRATGLSRRGGPGRVSVDLLDADDTRAKLGGLDDVTHLFYAAYVDKPTWAELVPPNLAMLTNLVDAIESAAPGLRHISLMQGYKVYGAHLGPFKTPAREDDAGHMPPEFNVDQQQFLERRRAGKTWTWSAIRPSVVGGTALGNPMNLALAIAVYASISKELGLPLRFPGKPGAYDSLLEMTDAGLLAKATVWATGSENEAYNIANGDLFRWNDLWPRIARYFDLEVAPPLPMSLDVVMADKEELWTSIAAKHGLEVPYGAVSSSWAFADFVFGWDYDAFADGSKARRAGFPEYAETPAMFFRLFDEFRKAKVIP; this is translated from the coding sequence ATGAACGAAGAACACAAGGTCGCCCTGGTCGCCGGGGCCAACGGGGTCATCGGCAAGAACCTGATCGAACACCTGGAGACCCTGCCCGGCTGGCGTGCCACCGGCCTGTCGCGGCGTGGCGGCCCCGGCCGGGTCTCCGTCGACCTGCTCGACGCGGACGACACCCGCGCGAAGCTCGGTGGCCTGGACGACGTCACACACCTGTTCTACGCGGCCTATGTCGACAAACCGACCTGGGCCGAACTGGTCCCGCCGAACCTGGCGATGCTGACCAACCTCGTCGACGCGATCGAGTCCGCCGCACCCGGTCTGCGCCACATCAGCCTCATGCAGGGCTACAAGGTCTACGGCGCCCACCTCGGCCCGTTCAAGACCCCGGCGCGCGAAGACGACGCCGGGCACATGCCGCCCGAATTCAATGTGGACCAGCAGCAGTTCCTGGAACGTCGTCGGGCCGGGAAGACCTGGACCTGGTCGGCGATCCGGCCGTCGGTGGTCGGCGGCACCGCGCTGGGCAACCCGATGAACCTCGCGCTGGCCATCGCCGTCTACGCCTCGATCTCGAAGGAACTCGGCCTGCCGCTGCGCTTCCCCGGAAAACCCGGCGCCTACGACAGCCTCCTGGAGATGACCGACGCCGGATTGCTGGCGAAGGCCACCGTCTGGGCCACCGGCTCGGAGAACGAGGCGTACAACATCGCGAACGGGGACCTGTTCCGGTGGAACGACCTCTGGCCGCGGATCGCCCGGTACTTCGACCTGGAGGTGGCGCCGCCGCTGCCGATGTCGTTGGACGTCGTCATGGCGGACAAGGAAGAACTCTGGACGTCGATCGCCGCGAAACACGGCCTCGAGGTGCCGTACGGGGCGGTCTCGTCGTCGTGGGCGTTCGCGGACTTCGTGTTCGGCTGGGACTACGACGCGTTCGCGGACGGCTCGAAGGCCCGGCGGGCCGGTTTCCCCGAGTACGCCGAAACTCCGGCGATGTTCTTCCGGTTGTTCGACGAGTTCCGGAAGGCGAAAGTGATCCCGTGA
- a CDS encoding LysR family transcriptional regulator, which produces MTSLRQLEYLVTVVDTGSFTRAAELLHVTQPALSHQVRALEKGVGGPLLERLPRSVRLTPMGRAMLPHARATLADAERARCAARQASGLEAGELQIATVYSVGLGVLPAALRVWRRERPDVDVRLVEFRHADELREAMAAGEADVAVGPVPPGWDGPVRELGAEEFVVVLPIDGPREDDGTGVVDLATLADCAWVHYAPGNGLADLVDQACAAAGFQPRAAVRTEQTAAAPVLAAAGLGPALVPANVLPEGFHGRVLRPDPVIRRTLAAYCRTTPDPLTSAFIDLVAGECTLGSPHGDA; this is translated from the coding sequence ATGACCAGTCTGCGGCAGCTGGAGTACCTCGTGACCGTCGTCGACACCGGTTCCTTCACCCGGGCCGCGGAGTTGCTGCACGTGACGCAGCCGGCGCTGTCGCATCAGGTGCGCGCGCTGGAGAAGGGGGTCGGCGGCCCGCTGCTCGAACGGTTGCCGCGCAGTGTCCGGCTCACCCCGATGGGGCGCGCCATGCTCCCGCACGCCCGCGCCACGCTCGCCGACGCCGAACGCGCCCGGTGCGCGGCCCGGCAGGCGTCCGGGCTGGAAGCCGGGGAGTTGCAGATCGCCACGGTCTATTCGGTCGGCCTCGGTGTCCTGCCCGCGGCGTTGCGGGTGTGGCGCCGGGAGCGGCCGGACGTCGACGTCCGGCTGGTGGAGTTCCGGCACGCGGACGAACTCCGGGAGGCTATGGCGGCGGGTGAGGCCGACGTCGCCGTCGGCCCGGTCCCGCCGGGCTGGGACGGGCCCGTCCGCGAACTCGGCGCCGAGGAGTTCGTCGTGGTCCTGCCGATCGACGGGCCGCGCGAGGACGACGGCACCGGCGTCGTCGACCTGGCGACCCTCGCCGACTGCGCGTGGGTGCACTACGCACCGGGCAACGGCCTGGCCGACCTCGTCGACCAGGCGTGCGCGGCGGCGGGATTCCAGCCCAGGGCCGCGGTCCGGACCGAACAGACCGCGGCGGCGCCGGTGCTCGCGGCGGCGGGACTCGGTCCCGCGCTGGTCCCGGCCAACGTGCTGCCCGAAGGTTTCCACGGCCGTGTGCTGCGGCCCGATCCGGTGATCCGGCGGACGCTCGCCGCCTATTGCCGTACCACGCCCGACCCGTTGACCTCGGCCTTCATCGACCTCGTGGCGGGGGAGTGCACGCTCGGCTCACCGCACGGAGACGCCTGA
- a CDS encoding ABC transporter substrate-binding protein, which yields MTMRLRLLAPFLAAALAAAGCTESGEPPAPDVLRVGLAAPATLLPADVRDQPGRMLTGALWTPLSDYDPATGKLTPRAAESVTSADRVTWTVELKDGGRFHDGTPVTAQSYVDTWRTIGAERWQASHVLDDLLRAKEITAPDPLTIRLVLDRPSGQVPALLSSPALVPLPASVLKSRDWAGFAQRPVGNGPFRVDGAWQPSGGKLIRVADAPGKVRVIELKTGDAAAQYDEVKAGKLDLSTFVPGDRHEAMHADFAQRHVMWALPTAAYLGFPLSAPQFSDATVRHGFALGIDRAALEAGALGKQVDPAKSLLPPAVAPGERSSTCRPCTFDAGAGKSLLTQAEFPTTAVHFGQSSVTWLRPLAEQVSTAVGVPLAAEPGQGPFAIDVDLTTPSPQEVLAEIVKATGYASDGFADLLKSAEETDSAESGEVYRLAENQLLRDLPVAPLWSGHGHAVWAERVGEVKATPFGGVDLSGVSVR from the coding sequence ATGACCATGCGCTTGCGACTTCTGGCCCCGTTCCTCGCCGCCGCGCTGGCCGCGGCGGGCTGCACGGAATCCGGCGAACCGCCCGCACCGGACGTTCTTCGCGTGGGCTTGGCCGCTCCGGCGACCCTGCTGCCCGCCGACGTCCGCGACCAGCCCGGACGCATGCTCACCGGCGCCCTGTGGACGCCACTCTCCGATTACGACCCCGCGACGGGAAAGCTGACCCCGCGCGCGGCGGAATCGGTCACCAGCGCCGACCGGGTCACCTGGACGGTCGAGCTCAAGGACGGCGGAAGGTTCCACGACGGCACCCCGGTGACCGCCCAGTCCTATGTGGACACCTGGCGGACGATCGGTGCGGAGCGATGGCAGGCGTCGCACGTGCTCGACGACCTTTTGCGGGCCAAGGAGATCACCGCACCGGACCCGTTGACCATCCGGCTCGTGCTCGACCGGCCGTCCGGGCAGGTCCCGGCGCTGCTCTCGTCGCCCGCGCTCGTCCCGCTGCCCGCGTCGGTGCTGAAATCGCGTGATTGGGCGGGATTCGCGCAGCGGCCGGTCGGCAACGGGCCGTTCCGGGTGGACGGCGCGTGGCAGCCGTCGGGCGGCAAACTGATCCGGGTCGCCGACGCGCCGGGCAAGGTGCGGGTGATCGAGCTGAAGACCGGCGACGCGGCGGCACAGTACGACGAGGTCAAGGCCGGAAAACTCGACCTGTCCACGTTCGTCCCCGGCGATCGCCACGAGGCCATGCACGCGGATTTCGCGCAGCGGCACGTGATGTGGGCGCTGCCCACCGCCGCCTACCTCGGTTTTCCCTTGAGCGCACCGCAGTTCTCCGACGCGACCGTCCGGCACGGCTTCGCGCTCGGCATCGACCGCGCGGCACTGGAGGCAGGCGCACTCGGCAAGCAGGTGGATCCGGCGAAGTCGCTGCTGCCGCCCGCCGTCGCCCCTGGTGAGCGCAGCAGCACCTGCCGCCCCTGCACTTTCGACGCCGGAGCCGGGAAATCCCTGTTGACCCAGGCGGAGTTCCCGACCACGGCCGTCCACTTCGGACAGTCGTCGGTAACTTGGCTACGTCCGTTGGCGGAGCAGGTCAGCACGGCCGTCGGTGTCCCGCTCGCCGCGGAGCCGGGGCAGGGACCGTTCGCGATCGACGTGGACTTGACGACACCGAGCCCGCAAGAAGTGCTGGCCGAGATCGTGAAGGCGACGGGCTACGCCAGCGACGGGTTCGCCGACCTGCTGAAATCGGCCGAGGAGACCGACTCCGCCGAAAGCGGCGAGGTCTACCGGCTGGCGGAGAACCAGTTGCTGCGGGATCTCCCGGTCGCGCCGCTGTGGTCCGGCCACGGGCACGCCGTCTGGGCGGAGCGGGTCGGCGAGGTGAAGGCGACGCCGTTCGGCGGCGTGGACCTGTCAGGCGTCTCCGTGCGGTGA